A portion of the Oncorhynchus clarkii lewisi isolate Uvic-CL-2024 chromosome 27, UVic_Ocla_1.0, whole genome shotgun sequence genome contains these proteins:
- the LOC139386338 gene encoding zinc finger and BTB domain-containing protein 38-like isoform X1, whose product MATMNQQMTVTSPCTQGLMDSSHPQALLSRLNEQRSQGLFCDVTIVVEDVKFRAHRNILAACSGYFRSAFTSTEVWTSSQVLELMDLRSEVFASILNLLYCSKVTSSPSTEDTRCLMAAGKRLGIPFLEKLVEQDRQDSGGPQIQTSTNPVKTTGRSKTQGPRKAKKETSRPEEPDSARGPRITNAFSITEVGPGNNLFTPLDLHRGERPSPDLGQTPAGCPAPCPLAVDNEPMQALSEHSYAVISQGPRDPEHRDGNQEDKKGTKPTQSQPRQLASRNSGPLKKRHRLRAALSKSTPQTLAVAHESVHPTGSSPTLIKPIVQPVGTSPPSLYPQTSTSRTNELPLTIDNGYRELDPPPLSPYTDDSISIYSCEHCPEIFTNKALLTVHTEMHKKRFVSHLFCKFCRRKFMHLKRLRNHETVCTKSQRGSPEHEPQGKEAGADHYSDSMPSTNNTLTNVQLSPTERPDPFPPNSLQMNPKSKTLQAVDKLVKPSGGQRVYNCSVCKRAYVTVSSLKRHENVHSWQRAYPCHYCNKVFALAEYRTKHEIWHTGERRYQCIFCLETFMTYYILKNHQKAFHGIDPRLSVSKKSANGGFKGSVYPIKLYRLLPMKFRKRRYKTYSHTYSEELEGSEQAPLGCSSPIPSFDDGGAMSNQDAAIFSMPVTFMATPKVVASVMPRISFDQPCDQDVDQHAGTGKQASHSEHNGPPYSYSTPLAIMQAGGESPAMDYGDGAAFQRFKNQEGNSHNLPILKINPPSSLNRLCELSAAAQRIEAMTSQLFLPGAESLVTSKTAGGETETYIAKPACPGPSVDGHVLPLCQITVKIGNEAIIRRRIKGSKLFPRKRKRRSGNQVEERCWDQGRPTEGSMEISSLRFRTEVTSVIEPEPCDDLTDRDTADKLWRPYYSYKPKKKSKKLRSKHRKERHRLCYSMTSSLVPRASKDYLDKGCRSAEESISSEGTELKQRLRNTSPKTAYTCDICASTFITASGLRAHVIGCHPTFCRTCAKQCPPGEAPSASFETAEDSRDYVCKSCMENGSCFDNCARSPSTEKRYRCSFCPQRFLYLATKKSHEKKHQETAAKGYSSDNYSTVPKRQAILDLGLNLKKHVIKTEEGEDQYSIDKESKVPTGSLGRFSTEKIEPKHEEWEDTGHMSVAPEKEIPFRISDGHYQKTPMSPPCTDTFSPSPSEMQYRKPSPSKMQYRKPSPSEMQYRKPSTSEMQHRKSKKRIEHKQQHQTSLTSKRQNQVDYIGRETPSHKAPMTTPGADSHFSYGQFSATYLKRDSVTRATTPSSPKSEKSTYSAKKRPLYKHNTYHSGGKYF is encoded by the exons ATGGCAACAATGAATCAGCAG ATGACCGTGACGTCTCCCTGCACCCAGGGCTTGATGGACAGCTCCCATCCCCAGGCGCTCCTCAGCAGGCTCAATGAGCAGCGCTCCCAGGGCCTCTTCTGTGATGTCACCATCGTGGTGGAGGATGTAAAGTTCCGGGCCCACCGGAACATCCTGGCTGCCTGCAGCGGATACTTCCGCAGCGCCTTCACCTCCACTGAGGTGTGGACTTCCAGCCAGGTGCTGGAGCTCATGGACCTGAGGTCTGAGGTGTTCGCCAGCATCCTCAACCTCCTCTACTGTTCTAAGGTTACATCATCACCTAGCACAGAGGACACTAGATGCCTGATGGCAGCTGGAAAAAGACTGGGGATTCCCTTCTTAGAGAAACTAGTGGAACAAGACAGGCAGGACTCAGGTGGGCCACAGATCCAGACCTCAACCAACCCTGTGAAGACCACAGGCCGTAGTAAGACCCAAGGGCCTCGTAAAGCAAAGAAAGAGACCTCCAGGCCAGAGGAACCAGACAGTGCTAGAGGCCCGAGGATCACCAATGCTTTCTCTATCACTGAGGTGGGTCCCGGGAACAACCTCTTCACCCCACTAGACCTGCACAGGGGGGAGAGGCCATCACCTGATCTTGGACAGACCCCAGCGGGCTGTCCTGCCCCCTGCCCCCTCGCAGTGGACAATGAGCCCATGCAGGCGCTGTCAGAGCACTCCTACGCAGTCATTAGCCAGGGACCCAGGGACCCTGAGCACAGGGATGGCAACCAGGAAGACAAGAAGGGCACCAAGCCCACACAGTCCCAACCAAGACAACTGGCCAGCAGAAACAGTGGCCCACTCAAAAAGCGTCACAGACTGCGAGCCGCCTTGAGTAAAAGCACACCTCAAACACTGGCTGTAGCACATGAATCTGTGCATCCAACTGGAAGCAGCCCGACATTAATTAAGCCCATTGTACAACCTGTGGGAACGTCACCCCCGTCATTATACCCGCAGACAAGCACAAGCAGGACCAATGAGCTGCCTCTAACCATTGATAATGGCTACAGGGAGCTGGACCCACCTCCACTTTCACCCTACACAGATGATAGCATATCAATCTACAGCTGTGAGCACTGTCCAGAGATATTCACCAATAAAGCACTTCTCACTGTACACACAGAAATGCACAAAAAAAGGTTTGTCAGTCATTTGTTTTGCAAGTTTTGTCGCAGGAAGTTCATGCATTTGAAGCGGTTGCGGAACCACGAGACGGTGTGCACGAAATCACAGAGGGGCTCGCCTGAACACGAGCCCCAAGGCAAAGAGGCCGGGGCAGACCATTATTCAGACAGCATGCCAAGCACGAACAATACATTAACTAATGTCCAGTTATCTCCTACTGAACGTCCTGACCCTTTCCCTCCAAACAGCCTCCAAATGAATCCCAAGTCAAAAACACTGCAGGCTGTAGATAAGTTAGTGAAACCTAGTGGAGGCCAGAGGGTCTATAACTGCAGTGTGTGTAAACGGGCATATGTGACCGTCTCCAGTCTGAAGCGCCACGAGAATGTTCACTCCTGGCAGAGGGCATACCCCTGTCACTACTGCAATAAAGTGTTTGCCCTAGCCGAGTATCGCACCAAACACGAGATCTGGCACACAGGAGAGCGCCGCTACCAGTGCATCTTCTGCTTAGAGACCTTCATGACCTACTACATCCTAAAGAACCACCAGAAGGCCTTCCACGGAATCGATCCCAGATTGTCTGTGAGTAAGAAGTCAGCAAATGGAGGATTTAAGGGCAGCGTTTACCCCATCAAACTCTACAGGCTTCTGCCTATGAAATTTAGAAAGAGACGGTACAAGACTTACAGTCATACCTATTCAGAGGAGCTGGAGGGCAGTGAGCAGGCCCCGCTGGGCTGCAGCTCTCCCATCCCTTCATTTGATGATGGTGGTGCTATGAGTAACCAAGACGCTGCTATATTCTCAATGCCTGTGACATTCATGGCCACTCCAAAAGTGGTGGCATCAGTAATGCCACGCATCAGTTTTGATCAGCCCTGTGACCAAGATGTAGACCAACATGCAGGCACAGGAAAACAGGCCTCTCACTCTGAGCATAATGGGCCTCCATATAGCTATTCAACCCCCTTGGCCATAATGCAGGCAGGTGGGGAGTCCCCTGCAATGGACTATGGAGATGGTGCCGCATTCCAAAGGTTTAAGAACCAGGAGGGCAACAGTCACAATCTACCAATCCTAAAAATTAACCCACCCAGCTCTCTGAACAGGCTATGTGAGCTCTCAGCTGCAGCTCAGAGAATTGAAGCCATGACCAGTCAGCTTTTTCTGCCAGGGGCTGAGAGCCTGGTCACTAGCAAGACTGCAGGGGGGGAAACTGAAACGTACATTGCCAAGCCTGCATGTCCAGGTCCCTCCGTGGATGGTCACGTTCTACCCCTCTGCCAGATCACAGTGAAAATTGGCAACGAGGCAATCATTCGCCGAAGGATCAAGGGCTCCAAGCTGTTCCCCAGGAAGAGGAAAAGAAGGAGCGGGAACCAGGTAGAGGAGAGGTGTTGGGACCAGGGCCGGCCTACAGAGGGCAGCATGGAGATCTCCAGCCTCCGCTTCAGGACAGAGGTCACTTCTGTCATTGAGCCAGAGCCATGTGATGACCTCACTGACCGTGACACAGCTGACAAGCTCTGGCGTCCCTATTACTCTTACAAACCCAAGAAGAAGAGTAAGAAACTGAGATCCAAACACAGAAAAGAGAGACATCGTCTATGCTATTCCATGACATCCTCATTAGTGCCCAGGGCCAGCAAAGACTACCTGGATAAAGGATGCAGAAGTGCTGAAGAGAGCATCTCCAGCGAGGGTACAGAGCTGAAACAACGTCTCAGAAACACCAGCCCAAAGACGGCATACACCTGTGACATCTGTGCAAGCACCTTCATAACGGCATCTGGTCTGAGAGCGCATGTCATTGGCTGTCACCCAACTTTCTGTCGGACCTGTGCAAAGCAGTGTCCCCCCGGCGAAGCCCCCAGTGCCAGCTTTGAGACCGCTGAGGACAGCAGGGATTACGTATGCAAGAGCTGTATGGAAAATGGCTCCTGCTTTGACAATTGTGCCCGCAGCCCCAGCACAGAGAAGCGGTATCGTTGCTCCTTCTGCCCCCAGCGCTTCCTCTACCTCGCAACCAAGAAGAGCCATGAAAAAAAACACCAAGAGACAGCAGCAAAGGGGTACAGCAGCGACAACTACTCCACAGTCCCAAAACGCCAAGCAATTTTGGACTTAGGCTTAAATCTGAAAAAGCATGTCATCAAAacagaggaaggggaggatcaATATAGCATCGACAAGGAGAGCAAAGTGCCAACGGGATCACTAGGCAGGTTCTCAACAGAGAAGATAGAGCCTAAGCACGAGGAATGGGAGGACACAGGTCACATGTCAGTGGCGCCCGAGAAAGAGATTCCATTTAGAATTAGTGATGGACACTATCAGAAAACTCCAATGTCACCCCCCTGCACCGACACCTTTTCTCCTTCCCCTTCAGAGATGCAGTATAGAAAGCCTTCCCCTTCCAAGATGCAGTATAGAAAGCCTTCCCCTTCAGAGATGCAGTACAGAAAGCCTTCCACTTCAGAGATGCAGCATAGAAAGTCTAAAAAGCGCATTGAACACAAACAGCAACATCAGACAAGCCTCACGTCCAAAAGGCAGAATCAAGTAGACTATATCGGTAGAGAGACACCCAGCCATAAGGCCCCTATGACCACACCAGGGGCAGACAGTCATTTTAGCTATGGGCAGTTTTCTGCTACATATCTGAAAAGAGACTCTGTCACTAGGGCAACCACTCCCTCCTCGCCCAAGTCAGAGAAGAGTACATACAGTGCAAAGAAGAGACCTCTTTACAAACATAATACTTATCATTCAGGAGGGAAATACTTTTAA
- the LOC139386338 gene encoding zinc finger and BTB domain-containing protein 38-like isoform X2 has protein sequence MTVTSPCTQGLMDSSHPQALLSRLNEQRSQGLFCDVTIVVEDVKFRAHRNILAACSGYFRSAFTSTEVWTSSQVLELMDLRSEVFASILNLLYCSKVTSSPSTEDTRCLMAAGKRLGIPFLEKLVEQDRQDSGGPQIQTSTNPVKTTGRSKTQGPRKAKKETSRPEEPDSARGPRITNAFSITEVGPGNNLFTPLDLHRGERPSPDLGQTPAGCPAPCPLAVDNEPMQALSEHSYAVISQGPRDPEHRDGNQEDKKGTKPTQSQPRQLASRNSGPLKKRHRLRAALSKSTPQTLAVAHESVHPTGSSPTLIKPIVQPVGTSPPSLYPQTSTSRTNELPLTIDNGYRELDPPPLSPYTDDSISIYSCEHCPEIFTNKALLTVHTEMHKKRFVSHLFCKFCRRKFMHLKRLRNHETVCTKSQRGSPEHEPQGKEAGADHYSDSMPSTNNTLTNVQLSPTERPDPFPPNSLQMNPKSKTLQAVDKLVKPSGGQRVYNCSVCKRAYVTVSSLKRHENVHSWQRAYPCHYCNKVFALAEYRTKHEIWHTGERRYQCIFCLETFMTYYILKNHQKAFHGIDPRLSVSKKSANGGFKGSVYPIKLYRLLPMKFRKRRYKTYSHTYSEELEGSEQAPLGCSSPIPSFDDGGAMSNQDAAIFSMPVTFMATPKVVASVMPRISFDQPCDQDVDQHAGTGKQASHSEHNGPPYSYSTPLAIMQAGGESPAMDYGDGAAFQRFKNQEGNSHNLPILKINPPSSLNRLCELSAAAQRIEAMTSQLFLPGAESLVTSKTAGGETETYIAKPACPGPSVDGHVLPLCQITVKIGNEAIIRRRIKGSKLFPRKRKRRSGNQVEERCWDQGRPTEGSMEISSLRFRTEVTSVIEPEPCDDLTDRDTADKLWRPYYSYKPKKKSKKLRSKHRKERHRLCYSMTSSLVPRASKDYLDKGCRSAEESISSEGTELKQRLRNTSPKTAYTCDICASTFITASGLRAHVIGCHPTFCRTCAKQCPPGEAPSASFETAEDSRDYVCKSCMENGSCFDNCARSPSTEKRYRCSFCPQRFLYLATKKSHEKKHQETAAKGYSSDNYSTVPKRQAILDLGLNLKKHVIKTEEGEDQYSIDKESKVPTGSLGRFSTEKIEPKHEEWEDTGHMSVAPEKEIPFRISDGHYQKTPMSPPCTDTFSPSPSEMQYRKPSPSKMQYRKPSPSEMQYRKPSTSEMQHRKSKKRIEHKQQHQTSLTSKRQNQVDYIGRETPSHKAPMTTPGADSHFSYGQFSATYLKRDSVTRATTPSSPKSEKSTYSAKKRPLYKHNTYHSGGKYF, from the coding sequence ATGACCGTGACGTCTCCCTGCACCCAGGGCTTGATGGACAGCTCCCATCCCCAGGCGCTCCTCAGCAGGCTCAATGAGCAGCGCTCCCAGGGCCTCTTCTGTGATGTCACCATCGTGGTGGAGGATGTAAAGTTCCGGGCCCACCGGAACATCCTGGCTGCCTGCAGCGGATACTTCCGCAGCGCCTTCACCTCCACTGAGGTGTGGACTTCCAGCCAGGTGCTGGAGCTCATGGACCTGAGGTCTGAGGTGTTCGCCAGCATCCTCAACCTCCTCTACTGTTCTAAGGTTACATCATCACCTAGCACAGAGGACACTAGATGCCTGATGGCAGCTGGAAAAAGACTGGGGATTCCCTTCTTAGAGAAACTAGTGGAACAAGACAGGCAGGACTCAGGTGGGCCACAGATCCAGACCTCAACCAACCCTGTGAAGACCACAGGCCGTAGTAAGACCCAAGGGCCTCGTAAAGCAAAGAAAGAGACCTCCAGGCCAGAGGAACCAGACAGTGCTAGAGGCCCGAGGATCACCAATGCTTTCTCTATCACTGAGGTGGGTCCCGGGAACAACCTCTTCACCCCACTAGACCTGCACAGGGGGGAGAGGCCATCACCTGATCTTGGACAGACCCCAGCGGGCTGTCCTGCCCCCTGCCCCCTCGCAGTGGACAATGAGCCCATGCAGGCGCTGTCAGAGCACTCCTACGCAGTCATTAGCCAGGGACCCAGGGACCCTGAGCACAGGGATGGCAACCAGGAAGACAAGAAGGGCACCAAGCCCACACAGTCCCAACCAAGACAACTGGCCAGCAGAAACAGTGGCCCACTCAAAAAGCGTCACAGACTGCGAGCCGCCTTGAGTAAAAGCACACCTCAAACACTGGCTGTAGCACATGAATCTGTGCATCCAACTGGAAGCAGCCCGACATTAATTAAGCCCATTGTACAACCTGTGGGAACGTCACCCCCGTCATTATACCCGCAGACAAGCACAAGCAGGACCAATGAGCTGCCTCTAACCATTGATAATGGCTACAGGGAGCTGGACCCACCTCCACTTTCACCCTACACAGATGATAGCATATCAATCTACAGCTGTGAGCACTGTCCAGAGATATTCACCAATAAAGCACTTCTCACTGTACACACAGAAATGCACAAAAAAAGGTTTGTCAGTCATTTGTTTTGCAAGTTTTGTCGCAGGAAGTTCATGCATTTGAAGCGGTTGCGGAACCACGAGACGGTGTGCACGAAATCACAGAGGGGCTCGCCTGAACACGAGCCCCAAGGCAAAGAGGCCGGGGCAGACCATTATTCAGACAGCATGCCAAGCACGAACAATACATTAACTAATGTCCAGTTATCTCCTACTGAACGTCCTGACCCTTTCCCTCCAAACAGCCTCCAAATGAATCCCAAGTCAAAAACACTGCAGGCTGTAGATAAGTTAGTGAAACCTAGTGGAGGCCAGAGGGTCTATAACTGCAGTGTGTGTAAACGGGCATATGTGACCGTCTCCAGTCTGAAGCGCCACGAGAATGTTCACTCCTGGCAGAGGGCATACCCCTGTCACTACTGCAATAAAGTGTTTGCCCTAGCCGAGTATCGCACCAAACACGAGATCTGGCACACAGGAGAGCGCCGCTACCAGTGCATCTTCTGCTTAGAGACCTTCATGACCTACTACATCCTAAAGAACCACCAGAAGGCCTTCCACGGAATCGATCCCAGATTGTCTGTGAGTAAGAAGTCAGCAAATGGAGGATTTAAGGGCAGCGTTTACCCCATCAAACTCTACAGGCTTCTGCCTATGAAATTTAGAAAGAGACGGTACAAGACTTACAGTCATACCTATTCAGAGGAGCTGGAGGGCAGTGAGCAGGCCCCGCTGGGCTGCAGCTCTCCCATCCCTTCATTTGATGATGGTGGTGCTATGAGTAACCAAGACGCTGCTATATTCTCAATGCCTGTGACATTCATGGCCACTCCAAAAGTGGTGGCATCAGTAATGCCACGCATCAGTTTTGATCAGCCCTGTGACCAAGATGTAGACCAACATGCAGGCACAGGAAAACAGGCCTCTCACTCTGAGCATAATGGGCCTCCATATAGCTATTCAACCCCCTTGGCCATAATGCAGGCAGGTGGGGAGTCCCCTGCAATGGACTATGGAGATGGTGCCGCATTCCAAAGGTTTAAGAACCAGGAGGGCAACAGTCACAATCTACCAATCCTAAAAATTAACCCACCCAGCTCTCTGAACAGGCTATGTGAGCTCTCAGCTGCAGCTCAGAGAATTGAAGCCATGACCAGTCAGCTTTTTCTGCCAGGGGCTGAGAGCCTGGTCACTAGCAAGACTGCAGGGGGGGAAACTGAAACGTACATTGCCAAGCCTGCATGTCCAGGTCCCTCCGTGGATGGTCACGTTCTACCCCTCTGCCAGATCACAGTGAAAATTGGCAACGAGGCAATCATTCGCCGAAGGATCAAGGGCTCCAAGCTGTTCCCCAGGAAGAGGAAAAGAAGGAGCGGGAACCAGGTAGAGGAGAGGTGTTGGGACCAGGGCCGGCCTACAGAGGGCAGCATGGAGATCTCCAGCCTCCGCTTCAGGACAGAGGTCACTTCTGTCATTGAGCCAGAGCCATGTGATGACCTCACTGACCGTGACACAGCTGACAAGCTCTGGCGTCCCTATTACTCTTACAAACCCAAGAAGAAGAGTAAGAAACTGAGATCCAAACACAGAAAAGAGAGACATCGTCTATGCTATTCCATGACATCCTCATTAGTGCCCAGGGCCAGCAAAGACTACCTGGATAAAGGATGCAGAAGTGCTGAAGAGAGCATCTCCAGCGAGGGTACAGAGCTGAAACAACGTCTCAGAAACACCAGCCCAAAGACGGCATACACCTGTGACATCTGTGCAAGCACCTTCATAACGGCATCTGGTCTGAGAGCGCATGTCATTGGCTGTCACCCAACTTTCTGTCGGACCTGTGCAAAGCAGTGTCCCCCCGGCGAAGCCCCCAGTGCCAGCTTTGAGACCGCTGAGGACAGCAGGGATTACGTATGCAAGAGCTGTATGGAAAATGGCTCCTGCTTTGACAATTGTGCCCGCAGCCCCAGCACAGAGAAGCGGTATCGTTGCTCCTTCTGCCCCCAGCGCTTCCTCTACCTCGCAACCAAGAAGAGCCATGAAAAAAAACACCAAGAGACAGCAGCAAAGGGGTACAGCAGCGACAACTACTCCACAGTCCCAAAACGCCAAGCAATTTTGGACTTAGGCTTAAATCTGAAAAAGCATGTCATCAAAacagaggaaggggaggatcaATATAGCATCGACAAGGAGAGCAAAGTGCCAACGGGATCACTAGGCAGGTTCTCAACAGAGAAGATAGAGCCTAAGCACGAGGAATGGGAGGACACAGGTCACATGTCAGTGGCGCCCGAGAAAGAGATTCCATTTAGAATTAGTGATGGACACTATCAGAAAACTCCAATGTCACCCCCCTGCACCGACACCTTTTCTCCTTCCCCTTCAGAGATGCAGTATAGAAAGCCTTCCCCTTCCAAGATGCAGTATAGAAAGCCTTCCCCTTCAGAGATGCAGTACAGAAAGCCTTCCACTTCAGAGATGCAGCATAGAAAGTCTAAAAAGCGCATTGAACACAAACAGCAACATCAGACAAGCCTCACGTCCAAAAGGCAGAATCAAGTAGACTATATCGGTAGAGAGACACCCAGCCATAAGGCCCCTATGACCACACCAGGGGCAGACAGTCATTTTAGCTATGGGCAGTTTTCTGCTACATATCTGAAAAGAGACTCTGTCACTAGGGCAACCACTCCCTCCTCGCCCAAGTCAGAGAAGAGTACATACAGTGCAAAGAAGAGACCTCTTTACAAACATAATACTTATCATTCAGGAGGGAAATACTTTTAA